Proteins encoded by one window of Dioscorea cayenensis subsp. rotundata cultivar TDr96_F1 chromosome 6, TDr96_F1_v2_PseudoChromosome.rev07_lg8_w22 25.fasta, whole genome shotgun sequence:
- the LOC120262793 gene encoding uncharacterized protein LOC120262793 has protein sequence MARVLQGLGYVVFMIMVVVMAGEVSGNWRMMGDNDDCGGTFGILITECQKYVGIPGPKTDPSSGCCDAIQKADVPCVCAHITPEVEKIISMEKVTYVAEKCGRALPPGTKCGSYTVPPNI, from the exons ATGGCAAGAGTGCTGCAAGGTCTTGGCTATGTTGTCTTCATGAtcatggtggtggtgatggcCGGAGAGGTCTCCGGCAATTGGCGGATGATGGGAGATAATGATGACTGTGGAGGGACCTTCGGTATTCTGATAACCGAGTGTCAGAAGTATGTGGGGATTCCAGGCCCAAAAACAGATCCATCAAGTGGGTGTTGTGATGCAATTCAGAAAGCAGATGTGCCATGTGTTTGTGCTCACATCACTCCAGAAGTTGAAAAGATCATCAGCATGGAGAAGGTCACATATGTTGCTGAGAAGTGTGGCAGAGCTCTCCCTCCTGGCACCAAGTGTGGAA GTTATACTGTTCCTccaaacatatga